A window from Oncorhynchus kisutch isolate 150728-3 unplaced genomic scaffold, Okis_V2 scaffold956, whole genome shotgun sequence encodes these proteins:
- the LOC116363649 gene encoding nodal homolog 2-A: MRSLGVLGVALHASLLILLTQGIHKSRDGVYHGKSRRFATDHRPPGFHHLAPKYMMHLYRNYKSNLTRPIDVMEKAIAKQADTVKSVMAKSLFHRPRRWTATFDLTTLLADERIQAAELRFRFPRATRASNITVEIYHHHDYPCRQTREICQEHQLVGYFSVSSVINSSQHWKVYNLTDPLLNWLGQEHISRSSMKRRSPNKTKRDVYFPNHVQLAGSTTQQNTFQLAGSTTQQNPVQLAGSTTQQNPVQLAGSTTQQNPVQLAVSKTRQNPVQLTVSKTRQNPVQLTVSKIRENQCVSDRALLVVFSHTGSEEGSQAKASLLHTAEQSKFLSTTESKKFRRPKRHRKKRGHSGQREPPDMRGPGVSSGNIEIDPSLCRRVEMHVDFNQIGWGSWIVFPKKYNAYRCEGICPSPLGEDLNPTNHAYMQSLLKHYHPERVPSVCCAPTKMSPLSMLYYENGEMLLRHHEDMVVDECGCL; this comes from the exons ATGCGTTCATTAGGCGTTCTAGGTGTAGCGCTACATGCCTCTCTGCTCATACTGCTGACTCAAGGAATTCACAAATCTAGAGATGGAGTTTATCACGGAAAATCACGACGCTTTGCTACAGACCACCGTCCACCTGGATTCCATCACCTGGCACCGAAGTATATGATGCACCTTTACCGGAATTACAAGTCAAATCTTACTCGGCCTATAGACGTAATGGAGAAGGCCATCGCAAAACAAGCAGACACAGTCAAGAGTGTGATGGCAAAAA GTTTATTTCACAGACCCCGACGCTGGACTGCAACCTTTGACCTGACCACCTTATTGGCCGACGAACGGATCCAAGCAGCGGAGCTCAGGTTCAGGTTTCCCCGGGCGACGAGGGCTTCCAACATTACCGTGGAGATCTACCATCACCACGACTACCCGTGCAGGCAGACACGGGAGATCTGCCAGGAACACCAGCTGGTGGGATATTTCTCCGTCTCCTCTGTGATTAACTCCTCTCAGCACTGGAAGGTGTACAACCTTACTGATCCTCTGTTGAACTGGCTCGGCCAGGAACACATTTCCAGGAGCTCAATGAAGAGGAGATCACCAAACAAGACAAAGAGAGATGTGTACTTCCCCAACCATGTCCAGTTGGCTGGGTCTACAACACAGCAAAACACTTTCCAGTTGGCTGGGTCTACAACACAGCAGAACCCTGTCCAGTTGGCTGGGTCTACAACACAGCAGAACCCTGTCCAGTTGGCTGGGTCTACAACACAGCAGAACCCTGTCCAGTTGGCTGTGTCTAAAACACGGCAGAATCCTGTCCAGTTAACTGTGTCTAAAACACGGCAGAATCCTGTCCAGTTAACTGTGTCTAAAATACGGGAGAATCAGTGTGTGAGCGACAGAGCCTTACTGGTTGTATTCTCTCATACAGGGTCAGAGGAGGGCTCCCAGGCCAAAGCCAGTCTCCTCCACACGGCCGAACAGTCCAAGTTCCTGTCCACCACCGAGTCCAAGAAGTTCCGCAGGCCGAAGAGACACAGGAAAAAAAGGGGCCACTCAGGCCAGAGGGAACCACCAGACATGAGGGGTCCAGGGGTGTCTAGCGGAAACATTGAGATTGACCCGTCTCTCTGTCGAAGAGTTGAAATGCATGTAGACTTCAATCAGATAGGCTGGGGGTCCTGGATCGTCTTCCCGAAGAAGTATAATGCCTATCGATGTGAGGGGATCTGTCCAAGTCCTTTGGGAGAAGACTTGAACCCAACAAATCATGCTTACATGCAG AGTCTCCTAAAACACTACCACCCTGAGCGGGTCCCCTCGGTGTGCTGCGCCCCCACCAAGATGAGTCCTCTAAGCATGCTGTATTATGAGAATGGAGAAATGCTGCTTCGCCATCACGAGGATATGGTTGTGGATGAATGTGGCTGCCTGTAG